A DNA window from Helianthus annuus cultivar XRQ/B chromosome 15, HanXRQr2.0-SUNRISE, whole genome shotgun sequence contains the following coding sequences:
- the LOC110887626 gene encoding early nodulin-75-like gives MNQVEEPEGQNPLGPADHFPEYQDMEMDDDPDPEMPPLGMPTHPIEISSGSSFHASPYRGPNIWAKRWSTYKWEFTPPHRNSPPHQRVPSEDPHFQADTPPPPSALEQPPPLEPSRRRRSARMSVRGGFHFSTPQHSSNYPPFYEDPQMGGPSNAVSVVDSAPVAPAPPIGYENPIPSYPDAAGYNLFE, from the coding sequence ATGAACCAAGTTGAAGAACCAGAGGGTCAAAACCCTTTGGGACCAGCAGACCATTTTCCTGAATACCAAGACATGGAGATGGACGATGATCCAGATCCCGAGATGCCACCATTAGGGATGCCCACGCATCCCATAGAGATTTCAAGCGGATCATCTTTTCATGCTTCGCCATACAGGGGCCCTAATATCTGGGCCAAAAGGTGGAGCACATATAAGTGGGAGTTTACTCCCCCTCACCGCAACTCTCCTCCACATCAGCGGGTTCCCTCTGAGGACCCACACTTTCAGGCAGACACGCCACCGCCACCATCTGCGCTAGAGCAGCCACCGCCTCTAGAACCATCGAGGCGAAGAAGAagtgcacggatgtccgtgcgtggcggttttcatttcagcaccccccAACACTCCAGCAACTACCCTCCGTTCTATGAAGACCCGCaaatgggtgggccttcaaaTGCTGTTTCTGTAGTCGACTCTGCACCAGTCGCACCTGCACCACCCATAGGTTATGAAAACCCAATTCCATCTTACCCAGATGCAGCTGGGTACAACCTGTTTGAGTAG